The following proteins are encoded in a genomic region of Corynebacterium atypicum:
- a CDS encoding NUDIX hydrolase has protein sequence MTPNAESKPWPGADHPGVNTELHPDAAPSWLRPLANSLVGEHPAPSAEFERRRARASAHPAPRQAREEQQSAAQQQGSARQGFRGQPSGSQAGAAVLIALAGSSPDTARVLLTHRSPGMRSHAGQIAFPGGRIDSQDVNPVDAALREAWEETGLDRAAVTPIAQLDALTVTRSARPIFPVIAHWHSPARVGVASPRETDHVFTANLAELAQASRRMTVTWRSHTGPAFRCNGYVIWGFTAAVLAGILELGGWAKPWNREPAVALEEALASSRNNEPPR, from the coding sequence ATGACCCCCAACGCGGAAAGTAAGCCCTGGCCCGGTGCGGACCACCCGGGCGTGAACACCGAGCTGCACCCGGATGCCGCGCCCAGCTGGCTGCGCCCGCTGGCCAACTCTCTGGTGGGCGAGCATCCGGCCCCCAGCGCGGAGTTCGAGCGGCGCCGCGCCCGCGCGAGTGCACACCCGGCGCCCCGGCAGGCCCGCGAGGAGCAGCAAAGCGCGGCTCAACAACAAGGCTCCGCGCGGCAGGGCTTTCGGGGGCAGCCCAGCGGCAGCCAGGCCGGGGCAGCCGTCCTCATCGCCCTGGCCGGCAGCAGCCCCGATACGGCGCGCGTGCTGCTCACCCACCGCTCGCCCGGCATGCGCTCGCACGCCGGACAGATCGCCTTTCCCGGCGGGCGGATCGACTCACAGGACGTCAACCCCGTCGACGCGGCACTGCGCGAGGCCTGGGAAGAAACCGGGCTCGACCGGGCCGCTGTGACCCCCATAGCCCAGCTCGACGCCTTGACGGTTACCCGGTCCGCGCGCCCGATCTTTCCGGTGATAGCCCACTGGCACAGCCCCGCGCGAGTGGGCGTGGCCAGCCCCCGAGAAACTGATCACGTCTTTACCGCAAACCTAGCCGAACTCGCCCAAGCCAGCCGGCGCATGACCGTCACCTGGCGCAGCCACACGGGCCCGGCCTTCCGCTGCAACGGCTACGTGATCTGGGGTTTTACAGCCGCGGTGCTCGCCGGAATCCTCGAGCTCGGCGGCTGGGCAAAGCCCTGGAACCGCGAGCCCGCCGTTGCGCTAGAAGAAGCTCTGGCATCCTCGCGCAACAACGAGCCGCCGCGCTAA
- a CDS encoding MarP family serine protease, with translation MTAGLVVDALVVLAAISGAIAGWRQGAFSAVLSTLGVASGLVISAVVIPLLLPTTDSVGLRFLITIGVLMLLVVLGNVAGSVVGFQLRMKFSLRADSTIGAIFQAVTVLVVAWLISLPLATGLGGPVAGGVHNSRVLGAVDRATPDSWNRLPAQISALLNESGLPPLTPLEPEQAPEVEAPRIEVSDPELVESMRPSVIHVLGDATSCQRRLLGSGFVVAPDYVLTNAHVVAGTDTVRLDTMVGLRDADVVYYDPEVDLAVLHVPDLGLEPLEWASEPAVSGQDTIVMGFPASGPFEAAPARVRSKLTIAGPNIYASGRVEREAYTVRGSIREGNSGGPMTGLDGRVLGVVFGASLDESDTGYVLTAAEVNERVGDVTAYTEPVGTGECVLR, from the coding sequence GTGACAGCAGGACTCGTCGTCGACGCCCTCGTGGTGCTCGCCGCCATCTCCGGGGCGATCGCAGGCTGGCGGCAGGGCGCCTTCTCCGCCGTGCTGTCGACGCTGGGGGTCGCCTCCGGGCTCGTGATCAGCGCCGTCGTCATCCCGCTGCTACTGCCCACCACCGACTCGGTGGGCCTGCGCTTCCTCATCACCATCGGCGTGCTCATGCTGCTCGTCGTGTTGGGCAACGTCGCCGGGTCAGTCGTCGGCTTCCAGCTGCGCATGAAGTTCTCGCTGCGCGCCGACTCGACCATCGGCGCCATCTTCCAGGCGGTGACCGTCTTGGTCGTCGCCTGGCTCATCTCGTTGCCGCTGGCCACGGGCCTTGGCGGGCCGGTAGCCGGAGGCGTGCACAACTCGCGGGTGCTCGGTGCCGTGGATCGGGCTACCCCGGACTCCTGGAACCGGCTGCCCGCGCAGATCTCTGCGCTACTCAACGAATCCGGTCTTCCGCCGCTGACTCCCTTGGAGCCCGAGCAGGCCCCCGAGGTCGAAGCACCCCGCATCGAAGTCTCCGACCCGGAGCTGGTTGAAAGCATGCGGCCCAGCGTCATCCACGTGCTTGGCGACGCCACCTCGTGCCAGCGCCGGCTTCTCGGCTCCGGGTTCGTGGTAGCCCCGGACTACGTGCTCACCAACGCGCACGTGGTCGCGGGCACAGACACCGTGCGGCTCGACACGATGGTGGGCCTGCGCGATGCGGACGTGGTCTACTACGACCCAGAGGTGGACCTGGCCGTCCTCCACGTGCCGGACCTGGGCCTTGAGCCGCTCGAGTGGGCCAGCGAGCCCGCGGTGAGCGGGCAAGACACGATCGTCATGGGCTTTCCGGCCTCCGGGCCCTTCGAGGCCGCCCCAGCCCGGGTGCGCAGCAAGCTCACGATCGCCGGACCAAACATCTACGCCAGCGGGCGCGTCGAGCGGGAGGCCTACACGGTGCGCGGCTCAATCCGCGAGGGTAACTCCGGCGGGCCGATGACCGGCCTCGACGGGCGGGTCCTCGGCGTGGTCTTCGGCGCCTCGCTCGATGAATCAGATACCGGCTACGTGCTCACGGCCGCGGAAGTCAACGAGCGGGTAGGCGATGTGACCGCCTACACGGAACCCGTGGGAACGGGGGAGTGCGTGCTGCGCTAG
- a CDS encoding phage holin family protein, with translation MSKQDGLFTDGTDDFAPRADSIPLSDVDASTGQQSIGTLVSNATAQMSSLFRSELELAKTELAQEAKKGAIGGGLFGVAGTIALYSSFFFFFFLAALIAVWLPWWAAFLIVFLVMLALAAVLALVGWRKVKKIGAPKHTIDSVGELKHLVPGKAQQKLEGSQRGMYS, from the coding sequence GTGAGCAAGCAGGACGGTCTCTTTACTGACGGTACGGACGATTTCGCCCCGCGCGCGGACAGCATTCCTTTGAGTGATGTCGACGCCTCGACCGGCCAGCAGTCCATTGGCACGCTGGTCAGCAACGCGACCGCCCAGATGTCCTCGCTGTTTCGCTCCGAGCTGGAGCTCGCCAAGACCGAGCTGGCCCAAGAGGCCAAGAAGGGCGCCATCGGCGGCGGGTTGTTTGGGGTGGCCGGCACTATCGCGTTGTACAGTTCGTTCTTCTTTTTCTTCTTTTTGGCCGCGTTGATCGCCGTTTGGCTGCCGTGGTGGGCCGCCTTCCTCATCGTGTTCCTCGTCATGCTGGCTCTGGCGGCCGTGCTAGCCCTCGTCGGCTGGCGGAAGGTGAAGAAGATCGGCGCGCCTAAGCACACGATCGATTCTGTCGGCGAGCTCAAGCACCTGGTGCCGGGTAAGGCGCAGCAGAAGCTCGAGGGCTCGCAGCGCGGCATGTACAGCTAA
- a CDS encoding TlpA family protein disulfide reductase: MRGRGHLVAFTIAAVLSLVVVAIAAASLLGASGDAGHAGPEGGVGNNSASSSEGGALVGSAPHDGRSTRPECPGGGVVAGVELDCLEAEARPQPTGPEQLTVANVWAWWCGPCREELPVVAELARRHPEINVVGVHADPDAAQASSLLTELGIDLPSYQDPRGAFKAGTGIPGVVPVTVLVRGDSVEKILPAAYTSVAKLERDLGLEATEDAQ, translated from the coding sequence ATGCGCGGACGCGGACACCTCGTCGCCTTCACCATCGCGGCGGTATTAAGCTTGGTCGTCGTGGCCATCGCGGCCGCAAGCCTGCTGGGCGCCTCCGGCGATGCGGGCCATGCGGGCCCTGAAGGCGGCGTCGGAAATAACAGCGCAAGCTCGAGCGAAGGCGGCGCCCTGGTCGGCTCCGCCCCGCACGACGGCCGCTCCACCCGCCCTGAGTGCCCAGGCGGCGGCGTCGTGGCCGGGGTTGAGCTCGACTGCCTCGAGGCCGAGGCGCGTCCGCAGCCCACCGGCCCGGAGCAGCTCACGGTAGCCAACGTGTGGGCGTGGTGGTGCGGACCGTGCCGCGAGGAGCTGCCCGTCGTCGCCGAACTGGCGCGCCGTCACCCGGAGATCAACGTGGTGGGCGTTCACGCGGACCCGGACGCGGCACAGGCCTCTAGCCTGCTCACCGAACTCGGAATCGACCTGCCCAGCTACCAAGACCCGCGGGGCGCCTTCAAAGCCGGCACCGGCATTCCCGGCGTCGTTCCCGTTACCGTGCTCGTCCGCGGCGACTCGGTAGAAAAGATCCTGCCCGCCGCCTACACCTCGGTGGCCAAGCTGGAGCGAGACCTCGGCCTCGAGGCGACCGAGGATGCGCAATGA
- the ssd gene encoding septum site-determining protein Ssd: MRTSEDRDRFILVAVADPIAHPEAIHIAAATGHPVVDATDDRAAAEHAQAMLRYLARAAAVIIDAPAADRFAEAAELVEGQALQARGEVFAVAADPGPAPRLSIGHTQCAGFVIPAQSPELLAAVGASVARRKEAERAVAGDSRRHRAGRDGYRGAPIALVVGFLGAGGGAGTSTLAVAVARHAARDKAVALVDAAPDSGGLDLLVGCEDRPGAHWEDLDFTHGEVPGEDLLAALPKTREKLAVLCATRSALTAHSPVDAAGLICAVRSLRAAAQVVVLDLPSTGPLVGAGVDVCDLVIVVVPAEVRAAAAAVRMCARLNARRTRSRVVVRHRQWSSLSVADVESLVDAPVIAELPTVRGVARQAELGGLSRLPRGLSRVAELVLDDVAGAAG; the protein is encoded by the coding sequence ATGAGAACAAGCGAAGACCGCGACCGGTTCATCCTGGTGGCCGTTGCCGATCCCATCGCGCATCCGGAGGCGATCCACATTGCCGCTGCCACCGGTCACCCGGTCGTCGACGCCACCGACGATCGCGCAGCGGCCGAGCACGCGCAGGCCATGCTCCGCTATCTGGCCCGCGCGGCCGCAGTGATTATCGACGCCCCGGCTGCGGATCGCTTCGCCGAGGCCGCCGAGCTGGTCGAGGGGCAGGCCCTGCAGGCCCGCGGCGAGGTGTTTGCGGTAGCCGCAGACCCGGGCCCGGCCCCACGGTTGAGCATCGGGCACACGCAGTGCGCCGGCTTCGTCATCCCTGCGCAGTCGCCGGAGTTGCTCGCGGCAGTGGGGGCGTCGGTAGCGCGCAGAAAAGAGGCCGAGCGCGCGGTAGCCGGCGATTCTCGGCGGCACAGGGCTGGCCGCGATGGCTACAGAGGAGCGCCGATCGCGCTCGTCGTCGGGTTTCTCGGCGCGGGCGGGGGTGCGGGTACGAGCACGTTGGCGGTGGCCGTTGCCCGGCACGCCGCGCGGGACAAGGCGGTTGCGCTTGTCGACGCCGCGCCGGATTCCGGCGGGCTTGACCTGCTCGTCGGATGCGAGGATCGCCCCGGGGCGCACTGGGAGGACCTCGACTTTACGCACGGGGAGGTTCCCGGCGAGGACCTGCTGGCTGCGCTGCCGAAGACGCGGGAGAAGCTGGCCGTGCTCTGCGCGACGCGTTCGGCGCTCACTGCGCACTCGCCGGTCGATGCTGCTGGCCTGATCTGTGCGGTGCGGTCGTTGCGAGCCGCTGCGCAAGTGGTGGTGCTCGACCTGCCGTCGACTGGGCCGTTGGTGGGCGCCGGCGTCGATGTGTGCGATCTGGTGATCGTCGTCGTTCCGGCAGAGGTACGCGCGGCTGCTGCGGCGGTTCGAATGTGCGCGCGCCTTAACGCGCGCCGTACGCGCAGCCGGGTGGTGGTCCGCCACCGCCAGTGGTCCAGCCTCTCGGTTGCGGACGTGGAGTCGCTGGTGGATGCGCCAGTGATAGCGGAGCTGCCCACGGTTCGCGGGGTGGCCCGCCAAGCAGAGCTCGGTGGCCTGTCGAGGCTGCCGCGTGGGCTCAGCAGAGTAGCTGAGCTGGTGCTCGACGATGTTGCGGGGGCAGCGGGATAA
- a CDS encoding HAD family hydrolase: protein MTSTPHGVGRSLRPRPSGRVAAFFDLDKTIIATSSTFAFGREFLHKGMITPVEALQMTLAKTTFMISGMSGEQMDTTRDQLTNLISGWQESDVRKITEETLHTVLVPTIYAEARELIRFHQQAGHDVIIVSASAEDLVRPIAQELGVYDVVATQLEVKDGRYTGEILRYNKGASKAASIAKLAQSRHYDLSASYAYTDSDTDSSMLSAVGNPVAVNPDRMLKKRALKEGWEIRTFKNPEPLFTAPTAREVGIGTGIVAAIAAVTAGGWWWSKRRDLGS from the coding sequence ATGACGTCGACACCCCACGGCGTAGGCCGCTCCCTTCGGCCCCGGCCGTCTGGCCGCGTCGCGGCGTTCTTCGACCTGGACAAGACGATCATCGCCACCTCCTCTACGTTTGCCTTCGGCCGCGAGTTCCTGCACAAAGGCATGATCACGCCGGTCGAGGCGCTGCAGATGACGCTGGCCAAGACGACCTTCATGATCTCCGGTATGTCCGGGGAGCAGATGGACACCACCCGAGACCAGCTGACCAATCTCATTTCCGGATGGCAGGAAAGCGACGTCCGCAAGATCACCGAAGAGACGCTGCACACCGTCCTCGTGCCCACCATCTACGCCGAAGCCCGGGAGCTGATCCGCTTCCACCAGCAGGCCGGCCACGACGTCATCATCGTCTCCGCCTCGGCCGAGGACCTGGTGCGCCCGATCGCGCAGGAGCTGGGGGTTTATGACGTCGTGGCCACTCAGCTCGAGGTCAAAGATGGCCGCTACACCGGCGAGATTCTGCGGTACAACAAGGGCGCCTCTAAAGCGGCCTCGATCGCCAAACTGGCGCAAAGCCGCCACTACGACCTGTCGGCCAGCTACGCGTACACCGACTCCGATACCGACTCGTCGATGCTGAGCGCCGTGGGCAACCCAGTGGCAGTCAACCCGGATCGGATGCTGAAGAAGCGCGCCCTCAAGGAGGGCTGGGAGATCCGCACCTTTAAGAATCCGGAACCGCTTTTCACCGCCCCCACGGCCCGCGAGGTAGGAATCGGCACCGGCATCGTCGCCGCCATAGCCGCAGTCACGGCCGGCGGCTGGTGGTGGTCGAAACGCCGCGACCTAGGCAGCTGA
- a CDS encoding alpha/beta fold hydrolase gives MALHPFAAASSRGGFRVGRRRSPSQRQHPLPPSTVELSGPFVHDFVHLRGVRLHVVRAGRRTDPLLLLLHDAFGGWFDFAQAIAPLAERGWYVVAVDARGYGMSDKPPADAGNALRIAVGDVTGLVRALGYDSAVLVGADSFGAVAWTTAAAAPESVRALVSISACFPTDLRRALVATPWRFAATWARLVISRLPGIGYLPAGASNWLQKQIMRLWTGPDFRSSPDFARALQLRQEAMRISATTPAVSHFSRLVAAVVPASWLRRKVSCPVVLIQPAQRRWQRLAQRARRRATGPFHVTGVPGTARLPHVEAPEAFAQLVDAQVRAHLS, from the coding sequence ATGGCTCTTCATCCGTTTGCCGCCGCGTCTTCCCGCGGCGGCTTTCGTGTGGGCCGCCGCCGAAGCCCAAGCCAACGCCAGCACCCGCTGCCGCCCTCCACGGTGGAGCTTTCGGGCCCGTTTGTCCATGACTTTGTGCATTTGCGTGGGGTGCGCCTGCACGTGGTGCGCGCCGGCCGGCGCACGGACCCGTTGCTGCTTTTGCTTCACGACGCCTTCGGCGGCTGGTTCGACTTCGCGCAGGCCATTGCGCCGCTCGCCGAGCGGGGTTGGTACGTGGTTGCCGTCGACGCCCGCGGCTACGGGATGTCTGATAAACCCCCGGCGGACGCCGGGAACGCGCTGCGCATCGCCGTTGGCGACGTCACGGGCCTGGTGCGCGCGCTGGGCTACGATAGCGCGGTCTTGGTGGGCGCGGATTCTTTCGGCGCGGTGGCGTGGACCACGGCGGCGGCCGCCCCGGAGTCGGTGCGCGCCCTCGTCTCCATCAGCGCGTGCTTTCCCACTGATCTGCGCCGCGCGCTGGTCGCTACTCCCTGGCGCTTCGCCGCCACCTGGGCCCGGCTGGTGATCTCGCGTCTGCCCGGTATTGGTTATCTGCCCGCCGGGGCGAGCAACTGGCTGCAGAAGCAGATCATGCGGCTGTGGACGGGCCCGGATTTCCGCTCCTCGCCCGATTTTGCGCGCGCTCTTCAGCTGCGCCAGGAGGCGATGCGTATTTCTGCGACAACGCCCGCGGTGAGCCATTTTTCTCGTCTCGTCGCCGCCGTGGTTCCGGCCTCCTGGCTCCGCCGCAAGGTCTCGTGTCCGGTGGTGCTGATCCAGCCGGCGCAGCGGCGTTGGCAGCGGCTGGCGCAGCGGGCCCGCCGCCGCGCCACTGGCCCCTTCCACGTCACCGGGGTGCCGGGCACGGCGCGGCTACCGCACGTCGAGGCTCCCGAGGCCTTCGCACAGCTTGTCGACGCCCAGGTGCGCGCCCACCTCAGCTAG
- the nth gene encoding endonuclease III: protein MSHTASLTPQKHRRPGHHPAARGTETALGRTRRARRINRTLAACYPGAHAELDFNNAFELLIATVLSAQTTDNRVNSVTPELFAAYPTPEDLALTDPEDVARIIRPTGFYNAKARNIVGLANRLVDDFGGEVPRQIADLVSLPGVGRKTAHVVRGNAFGLPGLTVDTHFGRLARRFALTENTDPVRVEEDVAQLIERSEWTMFSHRMIFHGRRVCHARKPACGACPVAYDCPDYGVSGPTDPEAAARLVTGAEREHILELAGIEEA, encoded by the coding sequence GTGTCTCACACAGCGTCGCTCACTCCGCAGAAGCATCGCCGCCCCGGCCACCACCCGGCCGCGCGCGGCACGGAAACCGCACTAGGGCGTACCCGCCGGGCGCGCAGGATCAACCGGACGCTTGCGGCCTGCTACCCGGGCGCCCACGCCGAGTTGGACTTTAACAACGCGTTCGAGCTGCTCATCGCCACCGTGCTGTCCGCCCAGACCACCGATAACCGCGTCAACTCCGTGACCCCCGAGCTCTTCGCCGCGTATCCCACGCCGGAGGACTTAGCGCTAACCGATCCCGAGGACGTGGCGCGGATCATCCGGCCCACCGGGTTCTACAACGCCAAGGCCAGGAACATCGTCGGGCTGGCCAATCGCCTGGTCGACGATTTCGGCGGCGAAGTGCCCCGCCAGATTGCAGACCTGGTCAGCCTGCCCGGGGTCGGACGCAAGACGGCGCACGTGGTCCGCGGCAACGCCTTCGGGCTTCCCGGGCTCACGGTGGACACCCACTTTGGCCGGCTCGCCCGCAGGTTCGCGCTGACCGAGAACACCGACCCGGTGCGCGTGGAAGAGGACGTGGCGCAGCTGATCGAAAGAAGCGAATGGACGATGTTCTCGCACCGCATGATCTTCCACGGCCGAAGGGTCTGCCATGCCCGCAAACCCGCCTGCGGGGCCTGCCCCGTCGCCTACGACTGCCCGGACTACGGGGTGAGCGGGCCCACGGACCCAGAGGCTGCGGCGCGGCTGGTCACCGGCGCCGAGCGCGAGCACATCCTGGAACTCGCCGGGATCGAGGAGGCCTGA